A single Microbacterium protaetiae DNA region contains:
- a CDS encoding LysE family translocator: MTPGISISDAAVFCLAALGLALMPGPNVVFLVTTSLTRGPRNAWRSALGVETATLLFAAATAAGLGVVIATSAVLFQLLKWVGVGYLIWLGIRSLHLRPNAEEHSAPAQVSWRRAYARGFVLGAANPKVILFFLAFLPQFVNPALAAWPQLLVLGLMFTAIGLVCDLFYCLAAGGVSRLVGSRLSGHRALRRAPALAYFGLAAWAATAQQRPV; the protein is encoded by the coding sequence ATGACGCCAGGAATATCCATCTCTGATGCTGCGGTGTTCTGCCTCGCGGCCCTCGGCCTGGCGCTGATGCCGGGGCCCAATGTCGTGTTCCTCGTCACGACGTCTCTCACTCGTGGGCCACGGAACGCGTGGCGCTCTGCGCTGGGGGTCGAGACGGCGACGCTGCTGTTCGCCGCGGCGACGGCGGCGGGACTCGGCGTCGTGATCGCAACCAGCGCCGTGCTGTTTCAGTTGCTGAAGTGGGTGGGTGTCGGCTATCTGATCTGGCTCGGGATCCGAAGCCTGCACCTGCGCCCCAATGCCGAGGAGCATTCCGCGCCGGCGCAGGTCTCATGGCGTCGCGCGTACGCGCGAGGGTTTGTGCTCGGAGCGGCGAACCCGAAGGTGATTCTCTTTTTCCTGGCGTTCCTTCCGCAGTTCGTCAACCCGGCGCTCGCCGCGTGGCCGCAGCTGCTCGTCCTGGGGCTTATGTTCACCGCGATCGGTCTGGTCTGCGACCTGTTCTACTGCCTTGCCGCCGGCGGGGTGAGCCGCCTTGTGGGCTCTCGCCTCTCGGGGCATCGTGCGCTCCGGCGTGCGCCGGCGCTGGCGTACTTCGGGCTTGCGGCGTGGGCTGCGACTGCTCAGCAGCGGCCGGTGTGA